AAGGCACGGCATCGACGCGCGCTTCGTGGGCCATCCGCTCGCCGACCGGTTTGCGCTGGTCTCCGACCGCACCGGCGCGCGCGACTTCCTCGGCCTTGCGCAGAACGTACCGGTGCTTGCCGTGCTGCCGGGCAGTCGTGGCACCGAGATCAAACAACTGGGTAGCGCCTTCATCGAAGCGGCGCGCAAGGTTGCCGCGCAACTGCCGGGGCTCCGCATCATCGTGCCCGCGGCGAACGAACGCGTGCACGCCACACTCAGGCAACTGATCGGCAACAGCGAGAGCGAAAGTGCACCGCTGCTGATCGATGGTCATGCGCACGAGGCCATGCTTGCCGCCGACGTGGTGATGCTGGCCTCCGGCACGGCCACGCTGGAAGCGATGCTCGCCAAGCGCCCCATGGTCGTGGGTTACCGCGTATCGCCGGTGAGCTACCGCATCGCCAAGGCGATGAACATGCTCAAGACGGACGTCTATTCGCTGCCCAACATCCTGGCCCGCGCCAGCGGCATGGGCGATGACGTGGTGTTGGTACCCGAACTGATGCAGGACGACTTCAACGTCGACAAGCTGGCCGAGGCCACGCTGGCGCTGTTCCAGGACAGCGAGCGACGCGGCGCCATCGTGGCCGCCTTCGAGCAGCTGCATCTTGCGCTGCGCGGCGATCTGGATGGCCATGCAGGCGACCTGGCGGCAGACGCCGTCGCCGAACTGATCGAGGCGCCGCATGGCTGAGCCCAGGGCCAGACGACGCACCTCCGCCGAAGCTGCCACGCGCCTCGTCGCCGGCGTGGACGAAGCCGGGCGTGGCCCACTCTGCGGCCCGGTGGCGGTCGCCGCCGTCATCCTCGACCCGCTGCGCCCCATCGACGGTCTCAACGACTCCAAGAAGCTCACCGAGCTGAAACGCGAAGCGCTGTATCCGCTGATCATCGAGCGGGCGCTGGCGTACAGCATCGTGATGGTGATGTCCGATGAAATCGACCGCATCAACATCTACCAGGCCACCATGAGCGGCATGAGCCGCGCGCTGGTCGGCCTGACGCCTGCCGCGCACGAGGCGCTGATCGACGGCAACGCGCTGCCGCGCGACCTGCCCTGCCCGGGGCGCGCCATCATCGGGGGCGATGCGCTGGAGCCGTCCATCAGCGCCGCGTCGATTCTTGCCAAGGTCACGCGCGATCGCTGGATGGTGGCGCTGGACCAGGAACACCCCGGCTACGGATTCGCCGAGCACAAAGGTTATGGCACACCGGCGCACCTGGCCGCACTCCAGCGCTTGGGCCCTTGCCCGCACCATCGCCGCAGTTTCGCGCCGGTGAAGATCCTGGTGGATCAGGGTGTGCTGTTCTGAAGCAGCACCCTGCAGTAATGCAACTGCGAGGCCAACCAACGCACCCGCAGGCATGCCCTATGACCCGCGTCACCGGCCTGCAACGGCGCTAGCCTAAGCTCCAGTCCACGGAACAGCGGTCACTTGCTTTGCACGGCCCGTGCAACCTTTCAGGCGGCCGCTGCATCCGAATGGACAGGAAGCGAAGTTGCCGGGTTGATCGTCTCACCCGATCGTCTCAACGACACGGTGAACTTCCGCCACGCAGGGACGATGGCCCCATGTGCGCCTCCCCACAGCATGGGATTGAAGACTCCAACCAAGCGCGCATTCGACCGCGGGAGTCCAGCATGAGCACGATCCGCCGCCCGAACGACCCAGTCACCGATGGCCTGAGTCCCAACGTGTCTCCCTCGTCGCAGTTCACGCCCGATGAGATGGCCGCCATCGCCGAGGCCGAATACAAGCATGTCGACTACGACCGGCACCCGTTGCGGGTGCAGGGACTGGATCACTACTTCAACTACTCCGAAGGCAACGAGCGTTTCCACATCTCGTAATGCCCGAGCGTCGGCGACGATGGTGGGCCATCGTCGCCGGGATAAGGACGGTCAACCGCGCAGGCGACTGTGGCGATAGCCGTAACCGATGTAGATGAGCATGCCCAGCGCGGTCCAGCCGGCCAGCAGCAGCCAGTTGCCGGTGTTCATCTGCGCCAGCAGGAACAGGCACACGATCACGCCCAGCGTGCACACCACGGGCGCCGCCGGCACGCGGAAACCGCGCGGTAGATCCGGGCGCGTGCGACGCAGCACCAGCACGCCGATGCACACGGTGGCAAACGCCAGCAACGTCCCCATCGACAGCAGGTCACCCAGCAGGCTCAGCGGAAACACCGCAGCGAGAAGGCCACCCACCACACCCACCAGCACCGTGGTGCGATGCGGGGTCTTGAAGCGGTCGTGCACCGCGCCGAACGTGCGCGGCAGCAGGCCGTCACCCGCCATGCTGTAGAGAATGCGCGCCAGGCCCATGTGCATCACCAGGATCACCGAGGTCAGGCCAGCCACGGCACCGATCTGCGTGAGCACCTTCAGCCATGCCAACGAGGGATGCGCCGCCAGCGCGGTGGCCACCGGCTCGGCGGTGGCCAGTTCCGCATACGGCACCAGGCCGGTCAGCACGGCCGCCACCACGATGTAGAGCACCGTGCAGATGGCCAGCGAGATCAGGATGCCCGCCGGCACGTTCTGCTGCGGATTGCGCGTTTCCTGCGCCGCCGTGGCCACCGCATCGAAGCCGATGTAGGCATAGAACACGCTGGTGGCCGCGCGGAACACACCCGACCAGCCGTAGTGGTCGCCACCCTGGCTGGCCGGCACGTACGGATGCCACAGCGAGGTGTCGATGTACTGCAGGCCGAACACCACGAACAGGATCACCACCAGCACCTTCAGCACCACCACCACGCTGGCGAACAGCGTCGACTGGCGGGTGCCTGCGTAGAGCAGCATGGTGATGGCCGCCACCACCAGCAGCGCCGGCAGGTTCATCCAGGCCCCGGTGATCACGAAGTGCCCGTCCTTGAAGGCCAGCGGCGCATTGGCCAGCACGGACGGCACGTCGATGCCCATGCTGTGCAGCAGGCCCACGCCGTAGCCGGACCAGCCCACCGCCACCGACGACACCGCCAGCAGGTATTCGGCCACCACGTTCCAGCCGATGAACCAGGCCAGCAGTTCACCGAAGGTGGCGTAGGCATAAACGTAGGCACTGCCGGACACCGGCAGCATGGCGGCGAACTCCGCATAGCTCAGGGCCGCCAGCGCGGCGGCCAGGCCGGCGAGCACAAACGAAATGGTCAAAGCCGGGCCGGCATGCTCGGCGGCAGCCTGCCCGGTGATGACGAAGATGCCTGCACCGATCACCGCACCCACGCCCAGGACGATCAGATCCTTCAGGCCCAGCGTGCGCCGCATGTTGTCGCTGGCGGCCAGCGACGCCTCGATGGGTTTGACGGTGAACAGCGAGCGGATCAATGACATCGGCGTTTTCCCGGCAGCGTCAGGGCTGCCGTCCAGAAGATGAAAGCACCGGAACATGACAGCCCCGGCCCGTCCCTGCAACCGCCATTGGTCTGCCCTTTCCCGGGCCACCGGCGGCCCCGCGCCCTCCACTATGCTTCGGCATGGGGAAGGAGTTCATCCATGAGACGTTCCATCCACAGGGCGCTGGCCGTGCTGGCGCTGAGCTTCGCCACGGTGTGCCAGGCCCGTCCAGGCCCGGGTGATATCCCGCCCGACTATCTGGGGCATGCCCGGGACGGGCACGACCTGCGCGTATCGGACCTGCACGGCAAGGTCGTGATCGTGACGTTCTGGGCGTCCTGGTGCGGCTACTGCCGCAAGGAGCTGCCTGTGCTCGCCGCCCTGCAGAAGCTCAAGGGCACCCGCGACCTGCAGGTGATTGGCGTGAACCACGACGATGACTACGACAAGTACAAGGACCTGAGCCGCCGCTGGAAGGATCTGGACATCCTGCTCACCTACGACCCGCCGGACGGTCGCATAGGCAAGCCTTACAAGATCGACAGCCTTCCCTTCATGGTCATGATCGGGCGCGACGGCCGCATCGCCCAGGTTTTCACCGGCTATGACGAAGACATGCTCGATACCATCATGTCCGACGTGGATGACCTGCTCGCCCAGCCGGCGCCCACGGCACCGGCGAACGCCACGGCGAGTCCGCCATCCTCCTGATCCCACGCGGAAAAGCCGGTCGGGAAACAATGTCAATTCTTGCCCGGTCCGGGCTGCACCGTTAGGCTGGGCATCCATCCTGCGCGTGCGCCATGTCCGTCCGCTTCGCCCACCTCCACCTTCACAGCGAATACTCGCTGGTCGACTCGACCATCCGTATCAAGGGACTGGTCGATGCCTGCGTGCGCCAGGGTATTCCCGCGGTCGCGCTGACCGACGACAGCAACATGTTCGCGCTGGTGAAGTTCTACAAGGCATGCAGCGCGGCCGGCATCAAGCCGATCGGCGGCTGCGACCTGTGGGTCAGCGCGCCGGATGATCCGCGCCCCTGGCGCCTGACCCTGCTCATCCAGAACCACGCGGGCTATCTCAACCTGTCCCGACTGGTGTCGCGCGCCTGGCGCGACGGCCAGCACAGCGGCCGTGCCATGGTCGACGCGGCGTGGCTCACGCCGGAAGTGACGCACGGCCTGATCGCCGTGCTCGGCCGCGACAGCGAAGTGGCGCGCATCGCCGTGAACCAGGGCGTGGATGTGGCGGTGGCGCGCCTGCGCCCGCTCGCCGCGCAGCTGGCCGACCGGCTTTACCTCGAGCTGACCCGTACCGGCCGCGAGGGCGAGGAAAACTGGAATGCCGCCGCGCTCGGCGTGGCCGCGCAACTCGACCTGCCGGTGATTGCCAGCAACGACGTGCGCTTCCTCAAGCAGGAAGGCTTCGAATCGCACGAAGCGCGCGTGTGCATCAACCAGGGCCGTGTGCTGGCCGACCCCAAGCGTCCACGCGACTACAGCGACCAGCAATACCTCAAGTCGCCCGAGGACATGCAGGCGCTGTTCGCCGACCTTCCCGAGGCGCTGGAAAACACCATCGAGCTGGCCAAGCGCTGCTCCCTGGAGCTGAGCTTTGGCACGTATTACCTGCCCGACTTCCCGGTGCCCGAAGGCCACGACCTGGCCAGCTACATCCGCGAACTCTCGCGCGAGGGCCTGAGGGAGCGCCTGGAATTTGCCGGCGTCGCGCCCGGCCGTACCCGCGAGGAGTACGAGACGCGACTGGAACGCGAGCTGGACGTCATCATCAAGATGGGCTTCCCCGGTTACTTCCTGATCGTGGCGGACTTCATCAACTGGGGTAAGCAGAACGGCATTCCGGTCGGCCCCGGTCGTGGTTCGGGTGCCGGTTCGCTGGTGGCGTGGGTGCTGAAGATCACCGACCTGGACCCGATCCAGTTCGACCTGCTGTTCGAGCGATTCTTGAATCCCGAACGCGTGTCGATGCCCGACTTCGACATCGACTTCTGCATGGATCGCCGCGACGAAGTGATCGACTACGTCGCGCGCAAGTACGGCCGCGACCACGTCAGCCAGATCATCACCTACGGCTCGATGGCGGCGAAGGCCGTGCTGCGCGACTCCGGCCGCGTGCTCGGCATGGGCTACAACGCGGTGGACCGCATCGCCAAGCTCATTCCCGCGCGCCCGCTCGACCTCACGCTGCAATGCGCGCTGGGTCGTTCGGAAAAAGCCAAGAAAGAACCCGATCGCATCGTCAAGGATTTCTGCGACCTCTACGACCAGGACGAGGAAGCACGCACGCTGATCGACCTGGCGCTGAGCCTGGAAAGCATCACCCGCGGTGTCGGCAAGCACGCCGGTGGCGTGGTGATCGGCCCCAAGCCGCTCACCGAATTCGCCCCGCTGTATTGCGAACCGGGTGGCGCCGGCGTGGTCACGCAGTACGACAAGGACGACGTGGAAGCCGTCGGCCTGGTGAAGTTCGACTTCCTCGGCCTGCGCACGCTCACCATCATCGACTGGGCGGTGAAGGCCATCAACGCGCGCCGCGCGGTGAGTGGCGAGGAAGAACTCAACATCGCGGCCATCGCCACCGATGACCCGGCGGCGTACGACCTGCTGAAGAAAGCGCAGACGGTCGCCGTGTTCCAGCTCGAATCCTCGGGCATGCAGCGCATGCTCAAGGATGCAAAACCCGACCGTTTCGAGGACATCATCGCGCTGGTGGCGTTGTACCGCCCCGGCCCGATGGACCTGATTCCCAGCTTCGTCGCCCGTAAACACGGCCGCGAGGAAGTGGTGTATCCCGATCCGCGCGTCGAACCGATCCTGAAAGAGACCTACGGCATCATGGTCTATCAGGAACAGGTGATGCAGATGGCGCAGATCGTGGGCGGTTATTCGCTCGGCGGCGCCGACCTGCTGCGTCGCGCGATGGGCAAGAAAAAGCTCGAGGAAATGGCGAAGGAACGCGCCAAGTTCCGCGAGGGCGCCGCCAAGGACGGACTCACCGGCGAAAAGGCCGATGAGATCTTCGACCTGATGGAGAAGTTCGCCGGCTACGGCTTCAACAAGTCGCACGCGGCCGCGTACGCGCTCGTCTCGTACCACACGGCCTGGCTGAAGGCGCACTACCCCGCCGAGTTCATGGCCGCGACGATTTCGTCGGACATGGACAACACCGACAAGGCGGTGACCTTCATCGACGAGTCGAAGGCGATCGGCCTGAAGGTGCTACCGCCGGATGTGAACGCCTCGGAGTTCATGTTCGTCGCGGTGGAACCGCGCGTGATCCGCTACGGGCTGGGCGCCATCAAGGGCGTGGGCCAGGGCGCGTGCGAAGCGATCGCCGACGAGCGCAAGCGCGGTGGTGATTACAAGGATCTCGCCGACTTCTGCCGTCGCGTGGATTCGACCAAGCTCAATCGCCGCGTGCTCGAAGCGCTGATTCTTTCCGGCTCGCTGGATGCGCTCGCACCGAACCGCGCCAGCCTGATGGCACAGCTGCCGAACGCCATGAAGGCGGCCGACCAGCACCTGAAAAACAAACAGGCCGGCCAGAACGACATGTTCGGCGCCATGATGGGGGGCACCGCTCCCACGGTCGAAGTCGATCTTCCGGTCGTGGGCGACTGGCCGCTCGAACAGAAGCTGCAGGGCGAGCGCGATACGCTCGGCCACTACCTATCCGGCCATCCCACCGACCCGTGGCGTGACGAGCTGGCACAGCTCTCCACCTGCCCGCTGGGCGAGATCGGCGACCGCTACCAGCCGCCCAAGCCGCGCAAGAACGACGGCGACGACAACCGCTTCCGTCGCGGCCCGGATACGCCGTGGACGGTGGCCGGCATGGTCACCGGCGTGCGTAAGCGCGGTGACAGCGACGCCTTCGTGCGCCTTGAAGACGGCACCGGCATCATCGAAGTGAGCTTCTTCGGTGACCTGTACCAGCAGGTCGCCCCCATGCTCACGCGCGACCAGTTGCTGGTGGTGGAAGGCGGCCTGCGCATTGACGACTTCTCCGGCGGTGGTTTCGCCCTGCGCGCCCGTAGCGCCTACACCCTGGGGGATGCCTGCCGCCGCTTCGCGCGCCTCTTGCGTTTAAAACTGAACGGCGTGAACCCGGGTTTCATCGACGACCTGCGCCGCACGCTGGCCGGCTACCGTGGCGGGCGCGCCAGTGTCGTGCTTTACGGCTACCACAACGCCATCGCACAGGCGGACCTTGAGCTGGGTGAGGAATGGCGCGTGGACGCCATCCCGGAGCTCCTGCGCGCCATCCGCGCGGTTCCCGGGGTGGAAGCGGCCAGGCTGCGCATCGTCAAGTCGGACGACCGGCCGCGCGGCGACTGAAATATTAGAAGTGAGTTAAGAGGAGTGAGAAGCGAGAGAAGGCGGGCTGGCTCTCACTTCTCATTCCTCGTCACTGTTTTCCTCGCGCTTTCCCATACGCCCCCGTTCCCGCGATTTTTCACAGACCGGTATACTGGCGCGCTTACGGTTATGAACTGCACCGAATGAATCCCAACTTCCTCGATTTCGAACAACCCATCGCCGAGCTGGACGCGAAGATTGAAGAGCTTCGCCACGCCAGCCACGGGCAGGCGTTCAACATCGACGAAGAAGTCGGCCGCCTGCGTGAAAAGCTGAAGCTGAAGACCAACGAGATCTTCCGCAACCTCACGCCCTGGCAGGTCACACAGCTGTCGCGCCATCCGGGTCGCCCGTACACGCTCGACTACATCAGCGTGATGTGCGACGAGTTCCACGAGCTGGCCGGCGACCGCGCCTACGCGGATGACGCCGCCATCGTCGGCGGCCTTGGCCGCATCAACGGCCGTTCGGTGATGATCATCGGTCACCAGAAGGCACGCGATACCAAGGGCAAGGTGCGCCGCAACTTCGGCATGCCGCGTCCCGAGGGTTACCGCAAGGCACTGCGCCTGATGAAGATGGCCGAACGTTTCGGCCTGCCGCTGATTACCCTGATCGACACCCCAGGCGCCTACCCGGGCGTGGGCGCCGAAGAGCGTGGCCAGTCCGAAGCCATTGCGCGCAACCTGCTGGAAATGGCCGACCTGAAGACACCCATCGTCTGCACCGTGATCGGTGAAGGCGGTTCGGGTGGTGCGCTGGCCATCGGCGTGGGTGACCGCACCGTCATGCTGCAGTACTCGACGTATTCGGTGATTTCACCGGAAGGCTGCGCATCCATCCTGTGGAAGAGCGCCGAGAAGGCCAAGGATGCCGCCGAAGCGCTGGGTCTGACGGCACCGCGCCTGCTGGAGCTGGGCCTGATCGACAAGGTGGTGCGCGAGCCGCTGGGTGGCGCCCATCGCAACCCGCACTCCATGGCCGTGCGCCTGAAGGCGGTGCTGCTCAACCAGCTCGACGAGCTGGAAGCACTGCCGGTGAAGGATCTGCTGGACCTGCGCTACAAGCGCCTGCGCGGCTACGGCGCGTACAACGAGTAAGCGTGACCCCACGGGGATTCGCCACGGTGAATCCCCGTCTCGCCGCCTCGCGGCGATACCGCGCATGTCGCCTGCCCGGCAGGCACGTTCAGCTGGCGCGATGAAACCCAAAACCCATTCCAGGGCACTCACCCTGGGCGAGGCAGGAAACGCTTGCCCGTCGCCCGGGTTACCCGGCGACTGGTCCGGAGGCTGGCCCCGGCTCCACCGGATACGCGACAGGCGTAGCCGGCGACACCCTCTGGCATTCCCATCCGTATCGATACGGAGGCGTCAGTCCATGGCTCACTTCCAGCTTCGACCCGCGTCATCCCGCCTCGCCCTGGCCATTGCCGGCGCGATCGCCGTGGCGGGCATGGCGGTTTCACCCATCGCCCGCGCTCAGTCCGAGGGCAAC
The nucleotide sequence above comes from Dyella telluris. Encoded proteins:
- the lpxB gene encoding lipid-A-disaccharide synthase, which gives rise to MSATDVTTRAPTIAVIAGEDSGDQLGADLITALRRRYPLAHFVGIGGARMQAVGFDSWFDIKELSLFGFAEVVSHLPRLLKLRKELIARIVAAKPDVVVGIDAPDFNLGVEKRLRETGIRTVHYVSPSVWAWREKRAEKIGRSAHRVLCLFPMEPAIYARHGIDARFVGHPLADRFALVSDRTGARDFLGLAQNVPVLAVLPGSRGTEIKQLGSAFIEAARKVAAQLPGLRIIVPAANERVHATLRQLIGNSESESAPLLIDGHAHEAMLAADVVMLASGTATLEAMLAKRPMVVGYRVSPVSYRIAKAMNMLKTDVYSLPNILARASGMGDDVVLVPELMQDDFNVDKLAEATLALFQDSERRGAIVAAFEQLHLALRGDLDGHAGDLAADAVAELIEAPHG
- the rnhB gene encoding ribonuclease HII, which produces MAEPRARRRTSAEAATRLVAGVDEAGRGPLCGPVAVAAVILDPLRPIDGLNDSKKLTELKREALYPLIIERALAYSIVMVMSDEIDRINIYQATMSGMSRALVGLTPAAHEALIDGNALPRDLPCPGRAIIGGDALEPSISAASILAKVTRDRWMVALDQEHPGYGFAEHKGYGTPAHLAALQRLGPCPHHRRSFAPVKILVDQGVLF
- a CDS encoding amino acid permease produces the protein MSLIRSLFTVKPIEASLAASDNMRRTLGLKDLIVLGVGAVIGAGIFVITGQAAAEHAGPALTISFVLAGLAAALAALSYAEFAAMLPVSGSAYVYAYATFGELLAWFIGWNVVAEYLLAVSSVAVGWSGYGVGLLHSMGIDVPSVLANAPLAFKDGHFVITGAWMNLPALLVVAAITMLLYAGTRQSTLFASVVVVLKVLVVILFVVFGLQYIDTSLWHPYVPASQGGDHYGWSGVFRAATSVFYAYIGFDAVATAAQETRNPQQNVPAGILISLAICTVLYIVVAAVLTGLVPYAELATAEPVATALAAHPSLAWLKVLTQIGAVAGLTSVILVMHMGLARILYSMAGDGLLPRTFGAVHDRFKTPHRTTVLVGVVGGLLAAVFPLSLLGDLLSMGTLLAFATVCIGVLVLRRTRPDLPRGFRVPAAPVVCTLGVIVCLFLLAQMNTGNWLLLAGWTALGMLIYIGYGYRHSRLRG
- a CDS encoding TlpA disulfide reductase family protein; translation: MRRSIHRALAVLALSFATVCQARPGPGDIPPDYLGHARDGHDLRVSDLHGKVVIVTFWASWCGYCRKELPVLAALQKLKGTRDLQVIGVNHDDDYDKYKDLSRRWKDLDILLTYDPPDGRIGKPYKIDSLPFMVMIGRDGRIAQVFTGYDEDMLDTIMSDVDDLLAQPAPTAPANATASPPSS
- the dnaE gene encoding DNA polymerase III subunit alpha yields the protein MSVRFAHLHLHSEYSLVDSTIRIKGLVDACVRQGIPAVALTDDSNMFALVKFYKACSAAGIKPIGGCDLWVSAPDDPRPWRLTLLIQNHAGYLNLSRLVSRAWRDGQHSGRAMVDAAWLTPEVTHGLIAVLGRDSEVARIAVNQGVDVAVARLRPLAAQLADRLYLELTRTGREGEENWNAAALGVAAQLDLPVIASNDVRFLKQEGFESHEARVCINQGRVLADPKRPRDYSDQQYLKSPEDMQALFADLPEALENTIELAKRCSLELSFGTYYLPDFPVPEGHDLASYIRELSREGLRERLEFAGVAPGRTREEYETRLERELDVIIKMGFPGYFLIVADFINWGKQNGIPVGPGRGSGAGSLVAWVLKITDLDPIQFDLLFERFLNPERVSMPDFDIDFCMDRRDEVIDYVARKYGRDHVSQIITYGSMAAKAVLRDSGRVLGMGYNAVDRIAKLIPARPLDLTLQCALGRSEKAKKEPDRIVKDFCDLYDQDEEARTLIDLALSLESITRGVGKHAGGVVIGPKPLTEFAPLYCEPGGAGVVTQYDKDDVEAVGLVKFDFLGLRTLTIIDWAVKAINARRAVSGEEELNIAAIATDDPAAYDLLKKAQTVAVFQLESSGMQRMLKDAKPDRFEDIIALVALYRPGPMDLIPSFVARKHGREEVVYPDPRVEPILKETYGIMVYQEQVMQMAQIVGGYSLGGADLLRRAMGKKKLEEMAKERAKFREGAAKDGLTGEKADEIFDLMEKFAGYGFNKSHAAAYALVSYHTAWLKAHYPAEFMAATISSDMDNTDKAVTFIDESKAIGLKVLPPDVNASEFMFVAVEPRVIRYGLGAIKGVGQGACEAIADERKRGGDYKDLADFCRRVDSTKLNRRVLEALILSGSLDALAPNRASLMAQLPNAMKAADQHLKNKQAGQNDMFGAMMGGTAPTVEVDLPVVGDWPLEQKLQGERDTLGHYLSGHPTDPWRDELAQLSTCPLGEIGDRYQPPKPRKNDGDDNRFRRGPDTPWTVAGMVTGVRKRGDSDAFVRLEDGTGIIEVSFFGDLYQQVAPMLTRDQLLVVEGGLRIDDFSGGGFALRARSAYTLGDACRRFARLLRLKLNGVNPGFIDDLRRTLAGYRGGRASVVLYGYHNAIAQADLELGEEWRVDAIPELLRAIRAVPGVEAARLRIVKSDDRPRGD
- a CDS encoding acetyl-CoA carboxylase carboxyltransferase subunit alpha, which codes for MNPNFLDFEQPIAELDAKIEELRHASHGQAFNIDEEVGRLREKLKLKTNEIFRNLTPWQVTQLSRHPGRPYTLDYISVMCDEFHELAGDRAYADDAAIVGGLGRINGRSVMIIGHQKARDTKGKVRRNFGMPRPEGYRKALRLMKMAERFGLPLITLIDTPGAYPGVGAEERGQSEAIARNLLEMADLKTPIVCTVIGEGGSGGALAIGVGDRTVMLQYSTYSVISPEGCASILWKSAEKAKDAAEALGLTAPRLLELGLIDKVVREPLGGAHRNPHSMAVRLKAVLLNQLDELEALPVKDLLDLRYKRLRGYGAYNE